One genomic region from Phragmites australis chromosome 1, lpPhrAust1.1, whole genome shotgun sequence encodes:
- the LOC133916970 gene encoding B-box zinc finger protein 22-like isoform X1, with translation MKVLCSACEAAEARVLCCADEAALCARCDREIHAANRLAGKHHRLPLLPPAAVSAPNCDICQESHAYFFCVEDRALLCRSCDVAVHTANAFVSSHRRFLLTGVQVGLQSDAQEPETQPPHASAAAPLQTPPPPPAKKGGSSPAPLYSDDEIDWATGPDVGITGDLPDWSVVNEQFSAPVPRPAESVVIKPPPKRSPREPVAAAFAGHGSLAGGMPDWPLDEFLGFSEFNAGRGFTENGMPKADSGKLGSTHADGSPSPNGRSSSDSAQNFFGQVPEVHQWFVPELPSPPTASGLHWYEGHRHSGGAATDAAAVFVPDISSPENPFRCFAAAGQPQPAPAKRRRRC, from the exons ATGAAGGTGCTGTGCTCCGCGTGCGAGGCGGCCGAGGCGCGCGTGCTCTGCTGCGCTGACGAGGCCGCCCTCTGCGCCCGCTGCGACCGCGAAATCCACGCCGCCAACCGGCTCGCCGGCAAGCACCACCGCCTGCCCCTCCTCCCACCCGCCGCCGTCTCTGCACCAAACTGCGACATATGCCAG GAATCCCACGCCTACTTCTTCTGCGTCGAGGACCGCGCGTTGCTTTGCCGGAGCTGCGACGTCGCCGTGCACACGGCCAACGCCTTCGTCTCCTCGCACCGCAGGTTCCTCCTCACCGGCGTCCAGGTCGGCCTCCAGTCTGACGCCCAAGAACCAGAGACGCAGCCGCCCCACGCCTCAGCAGCAGCTCCCCTTCAAACGCCCCCGCCGCCACCCGCAAAGAAGGGGGGCAGCAGCCCGGCGCCGCTCTACAGCGACGACGAAATCGACTGGGCGACTGGCCCGGACGTCGGCATCACTGGGGACCTGCCCGACTGGTCGGTCGTCAACGAGCAGTTCAGTGCTCCGGTGCCGAGGCCCGCGGAGTCGGTGGTGATCAAACCCCCCCCGAAGCGGAGCCCCCGGGAGCCCGTCGCGGCGGCGTTCGCCGGCCATGGTAGCCTCGCCGGGGGCATGCCGGACTGGCCGCTGGACGAGTTCTTGGGGTTCTCGGAGTTCAATGCCGGTCGCGGCTTCACCGAGAATGGCATGCCCAAG GCTGACAGCGGGAAGCTCGGGAGCACCCACGCCGACGGCTCGCCGTCGCCGAACGGCCGGTCGTCGTCTGACTCGGCGCAGAACTTCTTCGGTCAGGTGCCGGAGGTCCACCAGTGGTTCGTGCCGGAGCTCCCCTCCCCGCCCACGGCCTCAGGGCTTCACTGGTACGAGGGACATCGCCACAGCGGCGGCGCCGCCACCGACGCCGCCGCTGTGTTCGTGCCTGACATCTCATCCCCGGAGAACCCCTTCCGGtgcttcgccgccgccggccagcCGCAGCCAGCGCCCGCGAAGCGCCGGAGAAGATGTTAA
- the LOC133916970 gene encoding B-box zinc finger protein 22-like isoform X2 has protein sequence MKVLCSACEAAEARVLCCADEAALCARCDREIHAANRLAGKHHRLPLLPPAAVSAPNCDICQESHAYFFCVEDRALLCRSCDVAVHTANAFVSSHRRFLLTGVQVGLQSDAQEPETQPPHASAAAPLQTPPPPPAKKGGSSPAPLYSDDEIDWATGPDVGITGDLPDWSVVNEQFSAPVPRPAESVVIKPPPKRSPREPVAAAFAGHGSLAGGMPDWPLDEFLGFSEFNAGRGFTENGMPKADSGKLGSTHADGSPSPNGRSSSDSAQNFFGQVPEVHQWFDAAAVFVPDISSPENPFRCFAAAGQPQPAPAKRRRRC, from the exons ATGAAGGTGCTGTGCTCCGCGTGCGAGGCGGCCGAGGCGCGCGTGCTCTGCTGCGCTGACGAGGCCGCCCTCTGCGCCCGCTGCGACCGCGAAATCCACGCCGCCAACCGGCTCGCCGGCAAGCACCACCGCCTGCCCCTCCTCCCACCCGCCGCCGTCTCTGCACCAAACTGCGACATATGCCAG GAATCCCACGCCTACTTCTTCTGCGTCGAGGACCGCGCGTTGCTTTGCCGGAGCTGCGACGTCGCCGTGCACACGGCCAACGCCTTCGTCTCCTCGCACCGCAGGTTCCTCCTCACCGGCGTCCAGGTCGGCCTCCAGTCTGACGCCCAAGAACCAGAGACGCAGCCGCCCCACGCCTCAGCAGCAGCTCCCCTTCAAACGCCCCCGCCGCCACCCGCAAAGAAGGGGGGCAGCAGCCCGGCGCCGCTCTACAGCGACGACGAAATCGACTGGGCGACTGGCCCGGACGTCGGCATCACTGGGGACCTGCCCGACTGGTCGGTCGTCAACGAGCAGTTCAGTGCTCCGGTGCCGAGGCCCGCGGAGTCGGTGGTGATCAAACCCCCCCCGAAGCGGAGCCCCCGGGAGCCCGTCGCGGCGGCGTTCGCCGGCCATGGTAGCCTCGCCGGGGGCATGCCGGACTGGCCGCTGGACGAGTTCTTGGGGTTCTCGGAGTTCAATGCCGGTCGCGGCTTCACCGAGAATGGCATGCCCAAG GCTGACAGCGGGAAGCTCGGGAGCACCCACGCCGACGGCTCGCCGTCGCCGAACGGCCGGTCGTCGTCTGACTCGGCGCAGAACTTCTTCGGTCAGGTGCCGGAGGTCCACCAGTGGTT CGACGCCGCCGCTGTGTTCGTGCCTGACATCTCATCCCCGGAGAACCCCTTCCGGtgcttcgccgccgccggccagcCGCAGCCAGCGCCCGCGAAGCGCCGGAGAAGATGTTAA